In a single window of the Niabella ginsenosidivorans genome:
- a CDS encoding alpha/beta hydrolase family protein: protein MKKLIAVAFLAVCGIVVFAQKQPLDHSVYDGWQSADSIVLSKDGKWIVYNINVQEGDNELVIQATDKPYKKIIPRGYDARITNDSRTVVFKIKPLFKDIRQAKIKKKKPEELPKDSLGILELGKETVLKFPELVSYKLPEEGSEWIAALLKNPQPRKQAYQSDKTRDSLRQVIDSLQYVIRSLKPVKGEEEKDSTTDKGRNNRLLLLHTAGQQQKSFINISDYVFNKKGNRLLMTQTLNLVDTAGSSRIILYSTATGKTDTLLRGGNDFKNLALSDEGDQAAFAAERGAKPKALKKYYRLWYYKSGMDSAVALVDTLTAGFPESCMVSRFGKIRFSKSGKRLLFGTAPLRPVKDTSLADIDKVNVDVWNYKDDYLQPYQLENRKKDLEKSYLAVYDLGQNKMIQIGSKNLPTVYEASESDGRYFIAVTDTGRRVESQWTGNTKKDICKFSVDDNKLIPVIKNLDGDLRPSWFSPSGKYILWYDNQTKNYFVHDGEKARSITRAIKVPLYDEENDVPDDPRPYGIMGWEEGGQYVLIYDRYDIWKVALNGNTAPENLTMDGRKNRVTYRYIQTDPEEKYIKAENKNLLSCFNNRNKKSGLAILENEKLNNAFFAAQLFQEQPYYFNQVTKAKEAAVYAYTRESYTQSPDVYVYQQGREQRLSAINPQQARYNWGTASLYYWKTFSGKPATGILYKPEDFDSTKKYPVLLYFYEKLSDNLYHYIPPAPTPSRLNISFFVSRGYIVLTPDISYTIGHPARSAYDYIVSGAKDLARHSWADAEHMGIQGQSWGGIQVAQLVTMTPMFAAAWAGAPVANMTSAYGGIRWKGGVNRQFQYEKTQSRIGYSLWQKPDLYIENSPLFHLPKVTTPLVIMANDNDGAVPWYQGIELFTGMRRLGKKVWMLNYNGEEHNLIQRKNRKDISVREQQYFDWLLKGAKPAKWLTEGVPAVVKGIDWGLEQEP, encoded by the coding sequence ATGAAAAAATTGATAGCAGTTGCCTTTCTGGCAGTATGCGGTATTGTTGTTTTTGCCCAGAAGCAGCCACTGGATCATTCGGTATATGATGGCTGGCAGTCTGCTGATAGCATTGTATTAAGTAAAGACGGTAAATGGATTGTGTATAATATCAATGTACAGGAAGGAGATAATGAGCTGGTAATACAGGCAACTGATAAGCCCTATAAAAAAATAATTCCGCGTGGGTATGATGCACGCATTACCAATGACAGCAGAACGGTTGTATTCAAAATAAAACCATTATTTAAAGACATCCGGCAGGCAAAAATCAAAAAGAAAAAACCCGAAGAGCTGCCCAAAGATTCCCTGGGCATACTGGAGCTGGGAAAAGAAACTGTTTTGAAATTTCCGGAGCTGGTCTCTTATAAGCTACCGGAAGAAGGCAGTGAATGGATTGCTGCTCTTTTAAAAAACCCTCAGCCCCGCAAACAGGCCTATCAATCGGATAAGACCCGGGACAGCCTTCGGCAGGTGATCGATTCCCTTCAATACGTGATCAGGTCACTGAAACCGGTAAAAGGAGAAGAGGAAAAGGACAGTACTACAGATAAGGGCAGGAATAACCGGTTGCTGCTTTTACATACAGCCGGTCAGCAGCAAAAATCATTTATCAATATCAGTGATTATGTTTTCAATAAAAAAGGAAACCGGTTGTTAATGACACAAACACTGAACCTGGTGGACACGGCAGGGTCTTCAAGAATTATTTTATACAGCACCGCAACAGGAAAAACGGATACGCTGCTGCGCGGAGGCAATGATTTTAAAAACCTGGCCCTTTCTGATGAGGGAGACCAGGCTGCATTTGCAGCAGAGCGGGGCGCAAAGCCAAAAGCATTGAAAAAATATTACAGGCTCTGGTATTACAAATCCGGGATGGACAGCGCCGTTGCGCTAGTAGATACGCTTACGGCCGGGTTCCCCGAAAGCTGTATGGTAAGCCGGTTTGGAAAGATCCGTTTCAGTAAATCCGGGAAACGGTTGTTGTTTGGTACCGCGCCGCTCCGGCCCGTTAAAGATACTTCCCTGGCAGATATAGATAAAGTGAATGTAGATGTGTGGAATTATAAGGATGATTACCTGCAACCCTATCAGTTAGAAAACCGTAAAAAAGACCTGGAAAAAAGCTACCTGGCCGTCTATGACCTTGGACAAAACAAAATGATACAGATCGGCAGTAAAAACCTGCCAACCGTTTATGAGGCTTCTGAAAGCGATGGCAGGTATTTTATTGCAGTAACGGATACCGGACGCCGCGTGGAGTCGCAATGGACTGGTAATACCAAAAAGGATATTTGCAAGTTTAGCGTTGATGATAATAAACTGATCCCTGTCATAAAAAACCTGGACGGCGACTTGCGGCCTTCATGGTTTTCCCCTTCCGGGAAATATATCTTATGGTATGATAACCAAACAAAAAATTACTTTGTGCATGACGGGGAAAAGGCACGAAGCATTACCCGGGCAATAAAAGTGCCTTTGTATGACGAGGAAAATGATGTGCCGGATGATCCGCGTCCCTATGGAATCATGGGCTGGGAAGAAGGAGGTCAGTATGTACTGATCTATGACCGTTATGATATCTGGAAGGTAGCGCTGAACGGCAATACAGCACCGGAGAACCTTACAATGGATGGCAGAAAAAACAGGGTCACTTACCGGTATATACAAACGGACCCTGAAGAAAAATATATTAAGGCTGAAAATAAAAATTTGCTGAGCTGCTTTAATAACAGGAACAAAAAAAGTGGTTTGGCGATCCTGGAAAACGAAAAACTGAACAATGCATTCTTTGCTGCGCAGTTATTTCAGGAACAACCTTATTATTTTAACCAGGTAACAAAAGCAAAAGAGGCTGCGGTATATGCCTATACAAGAGAAAGCTATACACAGTCGCCGGATGTATATGTTTACCAACAGGGCAGGGAACAACGGCTGTCTGCCATAAATCCCCAGCAGGCCCGTTATAACTGGGGCACCGCTTCCCTGTATTACTGGAAAACATTTTCCGGAAAACCGGCAACCGGCATTTTGTATAAACCGGAAGATTTTGACAGTACCAAAAAGTACCCGGTGCTGCTTTATTTCTATGAAAAGCTTTCTGACAACCTGTACCATTATATTCCGCCGGCGCCAACGCCAAGCCGTTTGAATATTTCCTTTTTTGTAAGCCGGGGCTATATAGTGCTGACGCCGGATATCTCTTATACCATCGGGCATCCTGCCAGGAGCGCGTATGATTATATTGTAAGCGGCGCAAAGGACCTTGCCAGGCACTCCTGGGCCGATGCTGAACATATGGGCATACAGGGTCAAAGCTGGGGCGGCATACAGGTAGCGCAATTGGTTACCATGACGCCGATGTTTGCCGCTGCATGGGCAGGAGCACCGGTGGCCAATATGACCAGCGCTTACGGTGGTATCCGGTGGAAAGGCGGTGTAAACCGGCAGTTCCAGTATGAAAAAACCCAAAGCCGTATCGGATACAGCCTCTGGCAAAAGCCGGATCTGTATATTGAAAACTCGCCGCTGTTCCATCTTCCCAAAGTGACCACGCCATTGGTCATCATGGCAAACGATAATGACGGAGCTGTACCCTGGTACCAGGGCATTGAACTGTTTACCGGTATGCGCCGCTTGGGAAAAAAAGTGTGGATGTTGAATTATAACGGGGAAGAGCATAACCTGATACAACGGAAAAACAGGAAGGACATCTCTGTTCGGGAACAGCAATATTTTGACTGGCTGCTGAAAGGTGCAAAGCCCGCCAAATGGCTGACTGAAGGAGTGCCGGCAGTAGTAAAAGGCATTGACTGGGGCCTGGAACAGGAGCCGTGA
- the gltX gene encoding glutamate--tRNA ligase, giving the protein MATDKRVRVRFAPSPTGGLHLGGVRTVLYNYLFAKQHGGDFILRIEDTDQTRFVPGAEEYIFQCLEWVGLVPDESVKQGGAYGPYRQSERKEMYRRYAEQLVENGQAYYAFDTPEELEQMRNDFKTAENPSPQYDHQVRGKMRNSLTLPKETVEQLLKEDTRYVIRIKMPENETVGFKDMIRGDVRFNTSLVDDKVLLKADGMPTYHLAVVVDDYRMKITHAFRGEEWLPSAPVHILLWQYLFGLENMPEWAHFPLILGPSGKLSKRDGAKYGFPVFAMNWTDPKTGELTEGFKEKGFLPEAFINLLAVLGWNDGTEQEIFSLDELIRKFSMDRVHSAGARFDYEKAKWFNQEWIKKLPPADLTKRVKEVLIARGLILNDDQHLQKIVELVKDRTALLTDFYDQLAYFFKTPETIDLAEVQPKWNEAKQLFFNELIRNYTLTQTWDAATLETNFKEIAAANQLKPGEVMLPLRIMLVGGKFGPHVFDIAQELGKEETIKRIRHSLGLLNE; this is encoded by the coding sequence ATGGCAACTGATAAAAGAGTAAGAGTGCGCTTTGCGCCTTCGCCAACAGGGGGATTGCACCTGGGCGGAGTTCGAACGGTATTATACAACTACTTGTTTGCGAAACAGCACGGGGGAGACTTTATACTGCGTATTGAAGATACAGACCAGACCCGTTTTGTGCCTGGTGCTGAAGAATACATTTTTCAATGCCTAGAGTGGGTAGGCCTGGTGCCGGATGAAAGTGTAAAGCAGGGCGGCGCTTATGGCCCTTACCGCCAGAGTGAACGGAAGGAAATGTATCGCCGCTATGCAGAGCAGCTTGTTGAGAACGGGCAGGCGTATTATGCTTTTGACACTCCTGAAGAACTGGAGCAGATGCGTAATGATTTTAAAACAGCGGAGAATCCTTCACCACAATATGATCACCAGGTGCGCGGGAAAATGCGCAATTCCCTCACCCTTCCCAAGGAAACAGTAGAGCAGCTATTAAAAGAAGATACAAGGTATGTGATCCGCATTAAAATGCCGGAAAATGAAACGGTAGGTTTTAAGGATATGATCCGGGGGGATGTCCGTTTTAATACCTCTCTGGTTGATGATAAGGTATTGCTGAAAGCAGATGGCATGCCTACCTATCATCTTGCGGTAGTGGTAGATGATTATCGGATGAAGATTACCCATGCGTTCCGCGGCGAAGAATGGCTGCCCAGCGCACCCGTTCATATTTTATTGTGGCAATATTTATTCGGACTGGAAAACATGCCGGAGTGGGCGCATTTTCCATTGATCCTTGGGCCAAGCGGAAAATTAAGCAAACGCGATGGCGCTAAATACGGGTTCCCGGTATTTGCAATGAACTGGACAGATCCGAAAACCGGTGAATTAACGGAGGGCTTTAAGGAAAAAGGATTTTTGCCGGAAGCTTTTATAAACCTGCTGGCTGTTTTGGGCTGGAATGATGGTACGGAACAGGAAATTTTCTCTCTGGATGAACTGATTCGGAAATTTTCTATGGACCGGGTACACAGCGCCGGCGCCAGATTTGATTATGAAAAGGCCAAATGGTTCAATCAGGAATGGATCAAAAAGCTTCCTCCTGCAGATCTGACCAAAAGGGTTAAAGAAGTGCTGATTGCAAGAGGACTGATCCTGAACGATGATCAGCACTTACAGAAAATTGTTGAACTGGTAAAAGACCGGACTGCATTGCTGACCGATTTTTATGACCAGCTGGCGTATTTTTTTAAGACCCCTGAAACAATTGATCTGGCTGAGGTTCAGCCGAAATGGAATGAGGCAAAGCAATTGTTCTTTAATGAACTGATCCGGAATTATACCCTAACCCAAACATGGGATGCTGCAACCCTTGAAACTAATTTTAAGGAAATAGCAGCAGCTAACCAGTTAAAGCCCGGTGAAGTAATGCTGCCGCTGCGTATTATGCTGGTAGGCGGGAAATTCGGACCGCATGTATTTGATATTGCGCAGGAACTGGGTAAAGAAGAGACAATTAAACGTATCCGGCACTCGCTGGGTTTATTGAATGAATAA
- a CDS encoding ABC transporter ATP-binding protein produces the protein MKKYSRVLYYLRPYKGGIFLFFLFTVLSIVFSLFSFALLQPFFDIIFYGDKQPPPVQNGAGNMLTSLKGFLMTLVHGSHLTAVQLLGAICIVLIVAIFLKNLFLYLSSYVLNPVKNKIVNTFRADIYNKILQLPIGYFTEQRKGDMISRVTNDVNEVEGSVIGVLEGWIKDPLNIIFTLVALFLISPLLTGSILLCIPVIGFILGRISKALKRQSNEAAIKLGESLSILDETLNGLRVIKAFNVEALLKGRFDQVNDELMDAKNRISRRRDMASPMSEFLGVMVFVGILWFGGRLILDKQIDLGAPAFFAYLAMFYNLINPIKTLSTSFSNLNKGSAAITRIEEVLNTPVTVNDNPNGKKLERFEHSIEFRNAKFSYDAHVILQDINLTIQKGQTIALVGSSGAGKSTLADLVPRFHDVTGGEVLIDGINIKDYSLHSVRDLMSIVTQEPILFNDTIANNIALGHTTATREQIVQAAKTANAHDFIIHKEQQYDTNIGDRGSKLSGGERQRLTIARAVLKNPPILILDEATSSLDTESERLVQNAINKMMQHRTSLVIAHRLSTIRNADEIIVLQKGQIVERGTHNSLIEQNGFYKRLVDMQEVK, from the coding sequence ATGAAAAAATATTCAAGGGTTTTATACTACTTACGTCCTTATAAAGGAGGTATTTTCCTCTTTTTTTTGTTTACCGTTCTATCCATTGTTTTTTCCCTGTTCAGCTTTGCATTACTACAGCCATTCTTTGATATTATTTTCTATGGCGATAAGCAGCCGCCCCCGGTTCAGAACGGCGCCGGTAATATGCTCACCAGCCTCAAAGGCTTTTTAATGACCCTTGTGCACGGTAGTCATCTTACAGCAGTACAGCTATTAGGGGCTATTTGCATAGTGCTGATCGTGGCTATTTTTCTGAAGAACCTGTTCCTCTATCTTTCCTCTTATGTGCTGAACCCTGTTAAGAATAAAATAGTGAACACCTTCAGAGCTGATATTTATAATAAGATATTACAGCTGCCTATCGGCTATTTTACAGAACAACGTAAAGGTGACATGATCAGCCGGGTAACCAATGATGTGAACGAAGTGGAAGGTTCGGTCATCGGCGTACTGGAAGGATGGATCAAAGACCCTCTGAATATTATTTTTACATTGGTGGCCCTGTTCCTGATCAGCCCTTTGCTTACCGGCTCCATATTGTTGTGCATTCCCGTGATCGGTTTTATCCTTGGCCGTATTTCAAAAGCATTGAAACGCCAGTCTAATGAAGCCGCTATAAAACTGGGTGAATCCTTATCCATTCTTGATGAAACACTGAACGGGCTAAGGGTGATCAAGGCATTTAATGTAGAAGCTCTTTTAAAGGGGCGGTTTGACCAGGTGAACGATGAGCTGATGGATGCCAAAAACCGGATCAGCCGCCGGCGCGATATGGCTTCCCCGATGTCTGAATTCCTGGGCGTAATGGTGTTTGTAGGCATCCTGTGGTTTGGCGGCCGGCTGATCTTAGACAAACAGATCGACCTGGGGGCCCCTGCCTTTTTTGCGTACCTGGCCATGTTCTACAACCTGATCAACCCCATAAAAACACTGTCTACCTCTTTCAGCAATCTGAATAAAGGTTCTGCAGCTATTACCAGGATCGAGGAGGTATTGAATACTCCTGTTACTGTAAACGATAACCCCAACGGTAAAAAGCTGGAACGCTTTGAACATTCCATCGAATTCAGGAATGCAAAATTTTCTTATGACGCGCATGTGATCTTACAGGATATTAACCTTACCATTCAAAAAGGCCAGACCATTGCACTGGTGGGGTCTTCCGGGGCCGGGAAATCCACGTTGGCGGACCTGGTGCCGCGCTTTCATGATGTTACCGGGGGGGAAGTGCTGATTGACGGCATCAATATTAAAGATTACTCCTTGCATTCTGTAAGAGACCTGATGAGCATTGTTACCCAGGAGCCCATTTTATTTAATGACACGATTGCCAATAATATTGCATTGGGGCATACCACCGCCACAAGGGAACAGATTGTTCAGGCTGCAAAGACTGCCAATGCGCATGATTTTATCATACACAAAGAACAACAGTATGATACCAATATCGGGGATCGCGGCAGTAAACTGAGTGGGGGCGAACGCCAGCGCCTGACCATTGCACGGGCGGTTTTAAAGAACCCGCCCATATTGATCCTTGATGAGGCCACTTCTTCCTTAGATACAGAAAGCGAGCGCCTGGTACAGAATGCTATTAATAAAATGATGCAGCACCGTACCAGCCTTGTCATTGCGCACCGCTTAAGCACCATCCGCAATGCAGATGAGATCATTGTATTACAGAAGGGGCAGATTGTTGAACGGGGCACCCACAACAGCCTGATTGAGCAAAACGGGTTTTATAAAAGGTTGGTTGATATGCAGGAAGTAAAATAA
- the rbfA gene encoding 30S ribosome-binding factor RbfA has translation MQESKRQKQVAALLNEEMNGIFQKLGLNMVDGGMVSISGVKVTPDLLEARFYLSFFQVKDSDKALKKIEDRHHEIKKELAASVRHQLRNIPVLKFYTDDTLDHVFKMEELFKKIEEERKGNGKQEE, from the coding sequence ATGCAGGAAAGCAAACGACAAAAACAGGTAGCGGCGTTACTGAATGAGGAAATGAACGGCATCTTCCAGAAGCTGGGACTAAATATGGTAGATGGAGGAATGGTTTCTATCTCGGGGGTTAAGGTAACCCCGGATCTGCTGGAAGCCCGTTTTTACCTGAGTTTCTTCCAGGTAAAGGATAGCGACAAAGCGCTGAAAAAGATTGAAGACCGTCACCACGAAATAAAAAAGGAACTGGCGGCATCGGTGCGGCATCAGCTAAGAAACATACCGGTATTGAAGTTTTATACAGATGATACGCTGGATCATGTTTTTAAAATGGAAGAGCTGTTTAAGAAAATAGAGGAAGAACGAAAGGGGAACGGGAAACAGGAGGAATAA
- a CDS encoding FtsX-like permease family protein, whose protein sequence is MQFLFAWRYFRAKKSTNVINIIAWICIVAIMIGTAALILVLSVFNGFEGLVKSLYSSFYPDIKVAPATGKVITISREQLQKLKGVPGLKNFSLVVEEKALLRNGENQALVALKGADDQFTAVNSIAGHMVDGHFDLGTAEHPLLVVGGGIESSLEIRASPNVAPMTIYIPRKSGSEEFDEASNISGDTIRSAGAFIIQQDFDTKYAITNIGFLKDAMGLQPDEYSGIEIAVRDPSQTDKIQQSVQQLFGKGYIVQNRYQQNQSLYSIMNLERWVFYAILCLILVVAAFNMVGALTMLVLEKQKDISVLNALGASRNFILKIFLNEGFLLALIGGGIGMLLALIMVLLQKQFHLIPLQGGSFLIDYFPVELKLRDFLLVAVTVFIIALIASWMPALKASRKEFSLKSE, encoded by the coding sequence GTGCAGTTTTTATTCGCCTGGCGCTATTTCAGGGCAAAAAAGTCTACCAATGTCATCAATATCATTGCATGGATCTGCATTGTAGCTATTATGATAGGTACAGCAGCACTGATCCTTGTGCTCAGCGTATTCAATGGCTTTGAGGGATTGGTCAAATCGCTTTATTCTTCTTTTTATCCGGATATAAAAGTTGCCCCGGCTACGGGCAAGGTCATTACAATCAGCAGGGAGCAGCTGCAAAAATTAAAGGGTGTTCCGGGCCTGAAAAACTTTTCATTGGTTGTGGAGGAAAAGGCGTTGCTACGGAACGGTGAGAACCAGGCGCTGGTGGCTTTAAAAGGCGCCGATGACCAGTTTACAGCTGTTAATTCCATCGCCGGCCATATGGTTGACGGGCATTTTGATCTTGGAACGGCTGAGCATCCGCTGCTGGTAGTAGGGGGCGGTATTGAAAGCTCACTGGAAATAAGAGCCAGTCCTAATGTAGCCCCCATGACCATTTATATTCCCCGCAAAAGCGGGTCTGAGGAATTTGATGAAGCTTCCAACATCAGCGGGGATACGATCCGGAGCGCGGGGGCGTTCATCATTCAGCAGGACTTTGATACCAAATATGCCATTACCAATATTGGTTTTCTGAAAGATGCAATGGGGTTGCAGCCTGATGAATATTCGGGCATTGAAATAGCGGTAAGGGATCCTTCCCAAACGGATAAGATCCAGCAATCCGTTCAGCAGTTATTTGGAAAAGGGTATATTGTTCAGAACCGGTATCAGCAAAACCAGAGCCTTTATTCCATAATGAACCTGGAACGCTGGGTATTTTATGCTATACTATGCCTTATACTGGTGGTGGCGGCCTTTAATATGGTGGGCGCACTGACCATGCTGGTCCTGGAAAAACAAAAAGATATCAGTGTGCTGAATGCTTTAGGAGCCAGCCGCAATTTTATCCTGAAGATATTTTTAAATGAGGGCTTTTTGCTGGCGCTGATCGGTGGTGGTATAGGAATGCTGCTGGCATTGATTATGGTATTGCTGCAAAAGCAATTTCACCTGATCCCATTGCAGGGAGGCTCTTTTTTGATCGACTATTTCCCGGTAGAATTAAAGCTGCGGGATTTTTTGCTGGTGGCTGTCACCGTATTTATTATAGCGTTGATTGCCTCGTGGATGCCGGCATTAAAAGCTTCGCGTAAAGAATTTTCGCTAAAAAGCGAATAA
- a CDS encoding transketolase has translation MATLQEIASQVRRDIVRMVHGANSGHPGGSLGCADFLTALYFKEMKINPSHFDMDGIDEDLFFLSNGHISPVFYSVLARAGYFDIKELATFRKINSRLQGHPTTHEHLPGVRVASGSLGQGMSVAIGAALSKKLNKDPRYVFSLHGDGELDEGQNWEAISFASAHKVDNLISTVDWNGQQIDGPTDKVLNMGNIGDKFRAFGWEVLEMNGNDMDEVVATIEKAKSLTGQGKPIGIMMHTVMGKGVDFMENDHGWHGIAPNDEQLARALEQLPETLGDY, from the coding sequence ATGGCCACATTGCAGGAAATAGCATCCCAGGTAAGGAGAGATATTGTAAGAATGGTTCACGGGGCCAACAGCGGTCATCCGGGCGGCTCTTTGGGATGTGCCGATTTTTTGACTGCCCTGTATTTTAAAGAGATGAAAATCAATCCTTCACACTTTGATATGGATGGTATTGATGAAGATCTTTTCTTTTTATCAAATGGTCATATTTCCCCGGTATTCTACTCTGTTTTAGCCCGTGCAGGATATTTTGATATTAAAGAACTGGCTACTTTCCGTAAAATAAACAGCCGCCTGCAGGGGCACCCTACTACCCATGAGCATCTTCCGGGTGTGCGCGTTGCCAGCGGCTCCCTGGGGCAGGGAATGAGCGTGGCAATAGGCGCCGCATTAAGCAAAAAGCTGAATAAAGATCCCCGCTATGTATTTTCCTTACATGGTGACGGTGAACTGGATGAAGGACAGAACTGGGAAGCGATCAGCTTTGCCTCTGCACATAAAGTAGACAACCTGATCTCAACTGTTGACTGGAACGGCCAGCAGATTGACGGCCCTACCGATAAGGTATTAAACATGGGCAATATCGGTGACAAGTTCAGGGCATTTGGCTGGGAAGTGCTTGAAATGAATGGAAATGATATGGACGAAGTAGTAGCCACTATTGAAAAAGCCAAATCACTGACCGGACAGGGCAAGCCCATTGGCATTATGATGCACACGGTAATGGGCAAAGGGGTTGATTTTATGGAGAATGACCATGGATGGCATGGCATTGCGCCCAATGACGAGCAACTGGCCAGGGCGCTGGAGCAGCTACCGGAAACTTTAGGGGACTATTAG
- a CDS encoding glycosyltransferase family 4 protein gives MLEILLTAIVAFIVAFLAIPVVILIADKKKLYDIPDERKLHTHAIASLGGVGVFIGFLFAGLLCTNLTQSPEVRYFYAAAVLVFFIGLKDDIIALSATKKFVAQILAAAIIVHLGGIRIENMYGILGIGPLDAMIGVPLTYFVIILIINAYNLIDGIDGLSGSLGLMASLLFGTYFYLAKMHPYAAFSFSLSAALVGFLIFNYHPAKIFMGDSGSLLIGMVVSVLVLKFINVASDPAAALPIPSAVAVGISILIVPLVDTIRVFGNRIMRGRSPFSPDRNHVHHLLIDRGLGHSAVTLICVSSNILLVLVTYLTRSLGNTFLIIALFGTAFIALGMLYYTLPKRKLVIHRRYIINQARQQQKLANAKHSKVINIQTKETIQEQVH, from the coding sequence ATGCTAGAAATTCTATTAACAGCCATCGTGGCTTTTATAGTTGCGTTTCTCGCGATTCCTGTGGTAATCCTTATTGCTGACAAGAAGAAACTGTATGATATACCGGATGAACGCAAATTACATACTCATGCTATTGCCTCTCTTGGAGGGGTAGGTGTTTTTATCGGGTTCCTTTTTGCGGGGTTATTGTGTACCAACCTGACCCAAAGCCCGGAAGTCAGGTATTTTTATGCCGCGGCAGTTCTTGTTTTTTTTATAGGGCTAAAGGATGATATCATTGCGCTTTCGGCAACAAAAAAATTTGTGGCCCAGATACTGGCAGCGGCTATTATTGTTCATTTAGGAGGTATCCGTATTGAGAATATGTATGGAATACTGGGCATTGGTCCGCTTGATGCAATGATTGGAGTGCCTCTTACTTATTTTGTGATCATCCTTATCATTAATGCGTATAATTTAATTGATGGGATCGATGGCCTTTCCGGCAGCCTGGGGTTGATGGCCTCGCTTCTTTTCGGAACTTATTTCTATCTTGCAAAGATGCACCCTTATGCAGCTTTCTCTTTTTCTCTTTCAGCTGCGCTGGTCGGGTTCCTGATCTTCAATTATCATCCGGCAAAGATCTTTATGGGCGATTCAGGCTCATTGCTGATTGGTATGGTCGTATCTGTTCTTGTTTTGAAATTTATCAATGTGGCAAGTGACCCCGCTGCAGCATTGCCGATCCCGTCTGCGGTAGCCGTAGGAATTTCTATTTTAATTGTTCCGCTGGTAGATACGATAAGGGTCTTCGGGAACCGGATCATGAGGGGGCGCTCGCCCTTTTCGCCAGACAGGAACCATGTGCACCATCTTTTAATTGACAGGGGATTGGGGCATTCTGCAGTAACGCTGATCTGTGTTTCTTCCAATATATTGCTGGTGCTTGTTACCTATCTTACAAGATCATTAGGGAATACCTTCCTGATCATTGCTCTGTTTGGAACTGCATTTATAGCATTGGGTATGCTCTATTATACGCTACCCAAACGGAAGCTGGTAATACACAGGAGGTATATTATTAATCAGGCGAGGCAGCAGCAAAAGCTGGCGAATGCCAAACACTCCAAGGTGATCAATATTCAAACCAAAGAAACTATTCAGGAGCAGGTGCATTAA
- the frr gene encoding ribosome recycling factor, which translates to MQEQVSKLIDASEENMKKALNHLESELGKIRAGKATPQILDGITVDYYGSPMPINQVGNITVMDARTINIQPWEKNMLQPIERAIIAANIGINPQNDGVNIRLFLPPLTEERRKELVKKSYAEGENSKIVIRAARRDVIEGIKKLQKEGLSEDGVKDAEAIAQQLTDKYISIVDKHLATKEKEIMAI; encoded by the coding sequence ATGCAGGAACAAGTCAGTAAGTTAATTGATGCTTCGGAAGAGAATATGAAGAAAGCGCTGAACCATTTGGAATCGGAATTAGGTAAAATCCGCGCCGGAAAAGCAACTCCCCAGATATTAGATGGTATTACTGTTGACTATTATGGTTCTCCGATGCCCATTAACCAGGTTGGGAACATTACCGTAATGGATGCCCGCACCATTAATATACAACCCTGGGAAAAGAATATGCTGCAGCCTATAGAAAGAGCCATTATTGCGGCAAACATCGGCATCAATCCCCAGAACGACGGGGTCAACATCCGTTTATTCCTGCCACCGCTAACAGAGGAAAGAAGAAAAGAGCTGGTTAAGAAAAGCTATGCCGAAGGAGAAAATTCAAAAATAGTTATCAGAGCGGCCCGCCGGGATGTGATTGAAGGGATCAAAAAGCTGCAGAAAGAAGGATTGAGTGAGGATGGTGTAAAGGATGCAGAAGCCATTGCGCAGCAGCTTACAGATAAGTATATCAGCATTGTAGATAAGCATCTGGCAACAAAAGAGAAAGAAATAATGGCTATCTGA
- the mscL gene encoding large conductance mechanosensitive channel protein MscL codes for MGMLKEFKEFAFKGNVIDLAVGVIIGAAFGKIVSSLVEDVITPLLLNPALKAVGAENIAQLSWSGVKYGNFLSAVISFLCIAFVLFLLIKGANKLKKEEVAAPAGPSSTDKLLMEIRDELKKQ; via the coding sequence ATGGGAATGCTAAAAGAATTCAAAGAATTTGCCTTTAAGGGTAATGTAATTGACCTGGCTGTGGGTGTAATCATTGGCGCAGCTTTTGGCAAAATCGTTTCCTCCCTGGTAGAGGACGTTATTACGCCACTTTTACTAAACCCCGCTTTGAAAGCGGTAGGAGCTGAAAATATTGCCCAGCTCTCGTGGAGCGGAGTAAAATATGGAAATTTTCTCTCAGCAGTGATCAGCTTTTTGTGTATTGCATTTGTACTGTTCCTGCTAATAAAAGGGGCCAATAAGCTTAAGAAAGAAGAAGTAGCAGCTCCCGCTGGTCCGTCATCAACCGATAAGTTGTTGATGGAAATACGCGATGAGCTGAAAAAGCAATAA